A single region of the Neotabrizicola shimadae genome encodes:
- a CDS encoding AsmA family protein — MRWIVRLVSVVVTLAILAVAAVWLIPAKSVADIAAKQFEARTGRALTIGGSVVPQVWPVLGVVAGDVSIANAAWSDQGPMFHADKLEIGLDAASLISGEVRVTALIAAAPEIVLERAADGRGNWELGPVALAATAETGSGDVASGAGTALPPLSLDRLEVTGGRVTYLDHGAGTRVALTDIALKTAVPDPAGPVDLDLSGVMNGQAFTLDADIGAMMAFLSGQTEAVTLALQAGAAQVAFDGRLGLVPLAAEGQVEADLADLTAISALAGVDRPALPPGLGARSVTVTGKAILTPEGSAHLRGGTIGLDDNVLTVEADVTQGAERPKIAALVSAQRLDLSGLTGGSGGGGGSGGGNGGAAGGWPDVAIDASGLGATDAQITLTTDELDLGLMTLTPLQAYMELDRARAVVDISRAGAYGGTVSGQVIANAREGFSTRANLALEDMDMQALLRQFAGFDRLLARGTLRFNLLGSGTRLPDLVRSLSGEGSLALGQGEFRGLDLAGMLINLDPSYVGPEDKTIFDKVTASFAVQGGVLQNDDLTFAAPLVTATGAGKVDLHRQWIDYRIKPVALPDADGTGGVMVPLIIKGPWNSPDLKLDVEALAKERLAEEQAKLEQKAKEELAKKAAEELGVTIDPNAEDLEKAARDALEQKLQEEAAKALQDLLGGN; from the coding sequence ATGCGCTGGATCGTTCGACTGGTTTCCGTTGTCGTCACTCTCGCCATTCTTGCCGTGGCAGCCGTGTGGCTGATCCCTGCGAAGTCGGTCGCTGATATCGCCGCCAAGCAGTTCGAGGCGCGCACCGGGCGGGCGCTGACCATCGGCGGGTCGGTGGTGCCCCAGGTCTGGCCCGTGCTTGGCGTTGTGGCGGGCGATGTGAGTATCGCCAATGCGGCGTGGTCGGATCAGGGACCGATGTTCCATGCCGACAAGCTGGAGATCGGGCTGGATGCCGCCAGCCTCATTTCCGGTGAGGTGCGGGTGACGGCGCTGATTGCGGCGGCGCCGGAGATCGTGCTGGAGCGGGCGGCCGACGGCCGCGGCAACTGGGAGCTTGGCCCCGTTGCGTTGGCGGCGACTGCGGAGACGGGCAGCGGAGACGTGGCGTCGGGCGCCGGCACGGCGCTGCCACCGCTTTCGCTGGACCGGCTGGAGGTGACGGGCGGGCGCGTGACCTATCTGGACCATGGGGCGGGCACGCGGGTGGCGCTGACGGACATTGCGTTGAAGACCGCGGTTCCCGATCCCGCCGGACCGGTCGATCTGGACCTTTCCGGGGTGATGAACGGGCAGGCCTTCACGCTGGATGCGGACATCGGGGCGATGATGGCCTTTCTGAGCGGGCAGACGGAAGCGGTAACGCTGGCGCTGCAGGCCGGTGCGGCGCAGGTTGCCTTCGATGGGCGCCTGGGTCTGGTGCCGCTTGCGGCCGAGGGGCAGGTGGAGGCCGATCTGGCCGATCTGACGGCGATTTCCGCGCTGGCCGGGGTTGACCGCCCCGCGCTGCCGCCGGGCCTGGGCGCGCGCAGTGTGACGGTGACGGGCAAGGCCATCCTGACGCCCGAGGGCAGCGCGCATCTGCGGGGCGGGACCATCGGGCTGGACGACAATGTGCTCACGGTCGAGGCCGATGTCACGCAGGGCGCCGAACGGCCGAAGATTGCGGCCCTGGTCTCGGCGCAGCGGCTGGACCTGAGCGGGCTGACGGGCGGCTCGGGCGGAGGCGGCGGTTCCGGCGGGGGCAACGGCGGTGCGGCGGGGGGCTGGCCGGATGTGGCCATCGACGCCTCGGGTCTCGGGGCAACGGATGCGCAGATCACGCTGACCACGGACGAGCTGGACCTGGGGCTTATGACGCTGACGCCGCTGCAGGCCTATATGGAGCTGGACCGGGCGCGGGCGGTCGTCGATATCTCGCGCGCCGGGGCCTATGGCGGCACGGTGTCGGGCCAGGTGATCGCCAATGCGCGCGAGGGGTTTTCCACGCGGGCGAACCTGGCGCTGGAAGACATGGACATGCAGGCGCTGCTGCGCCAGTTTGCAGGCTTCGACCGGCTTCTGGCGCGGGGCACGCTGCGGTTCAACCTGCTGGGTTCGGGCACGCGGTTGCCTGACCTGGTCCGCAGCCTGTCGGGCGAGGGCAGCCTGGCGCTTGGCCAGGGCGAGTTCCGCGGGCTGGATCTGGCGGGGATGCTGATCAACCTGGACCCGTCCTATGTCGGGCCCGAGGACAAGACGATCTTCGACAAGGTGACGGCCAGCTTTGCCGTGCAGGGCGGTGTCCTGCAGAATGACGATCTGACATTTGCCGCGCCGCTGGTCACGGCGACAGGCGCGGGCAAGGTGGACCTGCACCGCCAGTGGATCGATTACCGCATCAAGCCGGTGGCGCTGCCCGATGCCGACGGCACGGGCGGGGTGATGGTGCCGCTGATCATCAAGGGGCCGTGGAACTCGCCCGACCTGAAGCTGGATGTCGAGGCGCTGGCCAAGGAACGGCTGGCCGAGGAGCAGGCCAAACTGGAACAGAAAGCCAAGGAGGAACTGGCGAAGAAGGCGGCCGAGGAACTGGGCGTCACCATCGACCCCAATGCCGAGGATCTGGAGAAGGCGGCGAGGGACGCGCTGGAACAGAAGCTTCAGGAAGAGGCGGCCAAGGCGCTGCAGGACCTGCTGGGTGGCAACTGA
- a CDS encoding cytochrome-c peroxidase: protein MRRSLAIALATSVIGLPAFADDLRDSALATFKPLPSTVPAVAENPITPEKIELGKALFFDPRLSASGVFSCASCHNLATGGDDNMETSIGHGWQKGPRNAPTALNAVLNEAQFWDGRAEDLKAQAKGPVQAGVEMANTPENVVVTLKSMPAYTEWFAAAFPGEADPVTFDNMARAIEAFEATLITPAPFDAWLNGDDAALSDDAKAGLALFIDKGCSACHSGVNVGGHGYYPFGLVEKPGAEVLPAGDKGRFKVTETASDEYVFRAAPLRNIALTAPYFHSGKVWDLPVAVEIMAESQLGEALKPEETVQIVAFLDSLTGALPEITVPALPPETATTPRPTQKIE from the coding sequence ATGCGCAGATCCCTTGCCATAGCCCTTGCCACAAGCGTGATCGGCCTGCCCGCATTTGCTGACGACCTGCGCGATAGCGCGCTGGCCACCTTCAAGCCCCTGCCGTCGACCGTGCCGGCCGTGGCAGAAAACCCGATCACCCCCGAAAAGATCGAGCTCGGCAAGGCGCTGTTCTTCGACCCGCGCCTTTCGGCGTCCGGCGTGTTCTCCTGCGCCTCCTGCCACAACCTCGCCACCGGCGGGGATGACAACATGGAAACCTCGATCGGGCATGGCTGGCAGAAGGGTCCGCGCAACGCGCCGACCGCGCTGAATGCCGTCCTGAACGAAGCCCAGTTCTGGGACGGCCGCGCTGAAGACCTGAAGGCCCAGGCCAAGGGCCCGGTGCAGGCGGGCGTGGAAATGGCCAACACGCCTGAAAATGTCGTGGTGACGCTGAAATCCATGCCGGCCTATACTGAATGGTTCGCCGCCGCCTTCCCCGGCGAGGCGGATCCGGTGACCTTCGACAACATGGCCCGCGCGATCGAGGCCTTCGAAGCCACCCTGATCACCCCCGCCCCCTTCGACGCCTGGCTGAACGGCGATGACGCCGCGCTGTCCGACGATGCCAAGGCCGGCCTCGCGCTGTTCATCGACAAGGGCTGCTCGGCCTGCCATTCCGGCGTGAACGTGGGCGGCCACGGCTACTATCCGTTCGGCCTCGTCGAAAAGCCCGGCGCCGAAGTGCTGCCCGCCGGTGACAAGGGCCGCTTCAAGGTCACCGAAACCGCCAGCGACGAATATGTGTTCCGCGCCGCGCCCCTGCGCAACATCGCGCTGACCGCGCCCTATTTCCACTCGGGCAAGGTCTGGGATCTGCCGGTCGCGGTGGAAATCATGGCGGAAAGCCAGTTGGGCGAAGCGCTGAAGCCGGAAGAAACCGTGCAGATCGTGGCCTTCCTGGACAGCCTGACCGGCGCGCTGCCGGAAATCACGGTTCCCGCGCTTCCGCCGGAAACCGCCACCACACCGCGGCCGACCCAGAAGATCGAATGA
- a CDS encoding GcrA family cell cycle regulator, with product MSWTDERVETLKRMWAEGQSASQIAKELGGVTRNAVIGKVHRLGLSNRVGGKDEEEAEAPAARPEPAPQPAPVAAAPRPEPAPEPVAAAPRPAPEPRPAPAAPVANVTPLPVRKPLVPAGQPLPPQPSANEISPEALASVREVEKRARRLTLMELTERTCKWPIGDPATDDFWFCGLPSLPGKPYCEAHVGVAFQPMSARRDRRR from the coding sequence ATGTCCTGGACCGACGAGCGCGTCGAGACCCTGAAGCGGATGTGGGCCGAAGGCCAGTCCGCCAGCCAGATCGCCAAGGAACTGGGCGGTGTCACGCGCAACGCCGTGATCGGCAAGGTTCATCGACTGGGCCTGTCGAACCGCGTCGGCGGCAAGGACGAGGAAGAAGCCGAAGCCCCCGCCGCCCGGCCGGAGCCCGCGCCTCAGCCCGCGCCCGTGGCGGCCGCCCCCCGGCCCGAGCCTGCGCCGGAACCCGTCGCCGCCGCCCCGCGCCCCGCGCCCGAACCGCGCCCTGCCCCGGCGGCGCCCGTGGCCAATGTCACGCCGCTGCCCGTGCGCAAGCCGCTGGTCCCCGCCGGCCAGCCACTGCCGCCGCAGCCTTCGGCCAACGAGATCAGCCCCGAGGCGCTCGCCTCGGTGCGCGAGGTGGAAAAGCGCGCGCGCCGGCTCACGCTGATGGAACTGACCGAACGCACCTGCAAATGGCCGATCGGCGACCCGGCGACCGATGACTTCTGGTTCTGCGGCCTGCCCTCGCTTCCCGGCAAACCCTATTGCGAGGCCCATGTCGGCGTTGCCTTCCAGCCGATGAGCGCGCGGCGCGACCGCCGCCGCTGA
- a CDS encoding serine hydrolase domain-containing protein — protein sequence MAIKTYPNPDLVVGEDRRPRWNSAPARRHGFHNLHLVTRYAQSFRAAQVMDLRLSAELSIPAREDVRRLTASPWFSAMAVIEGNRLLYEAYAPDFGPDRPHSIMSISKMSTNLILGRLVEEGRVGLEERVGDILPFIGPGYANARLQDVLNMNVLNDYNEDYQDTDASVFHHEAATGMRLPAGTEPMNRDFIATIGLAPGAADTVNRSGHCLYKSANTDVLGLVAEARGGRPLSAWLADLADAAGVEGALHMATDRTGFPLFNGGICLTARDLCRYGAVFARMGQGVDGAAFGSGAFIKATLADGVPMPPPRGHLRYSNQTNTNGTWLGHGGYGGQYMVANPKTGRVACFLAVLQDEDGYDTAWYPPLIAMLSEICTGA from the coding sequence ATGGCCATCAAGACTTATCCGAACCCAGACCTGGTGGTGGGCGAGGACCGGCGGCCGCGATGGAACTCGGCTCCCGCGCGGCGGCACGGCTTTCACAACCTGCATCTGGTGACGCGCTATGCGCAAAGTTTCCGCGCCGCGCAGGTCATGGACCTGCGGCTGTCGGCCGAGCTGTCGATCCCGGCGCGCGAGGATGTGAGGCGGCTGACGGCCAGCCCGTGGTTCAGCGCGATGGCGGTGATCGAGGGCAATCGGCTGCTGTACGAAGCCTATGCCCCGGATTTCGGTCCGGACCGACCGCATTCGATCATGTCGATTTCCAAGATGAGCACGAACCTGATCCTTGGCCGGCTGGTCGAGGAAGGGCGCGTGGGGCTGGAAGAGCGGGTGGGCGACATCCTGCCCTTCATCGGGCCGGGCTATGCCAATGCCAGGCTGCAGGACGTGCTGAACATGAATGTCCTGAACGATTACAACGAAGACTACCAGGACACCGATGCCTCGGTGTTTCACCATGAGGCGGCGACAGGGATGCGGTTGCCCGCCGGGACCGAGCCGATGAATCGCGACTTCATCGCCACCATCGGTCTCGCGCCGGGGGCGGCGGATACGGTAAACCGGTCGGGGCATTGCCTGTACAAGAGCGCCAACACCGACGTGCTGGGGCTGGTGGCCGAGGCGCGGGGCGGGCGGCCCCTGTCGGCCTGGCTGGCGGACCTGGCCGATGCGGCCGGGGTGGAAGGCGCCTTGCACATGGCGACCGACCGCACGGGCTTTCCGCTGTTCAATGGCGGCATCTGCCTGACCGCCCGTGACCTGTGCCGGTATGGCGCAGTGTTCGCGCGGATGGGCCAAGGTGTGGACGGCGCGGCCTTCGGGTCGGGCGCCTTCATCAAGGCGACCCTGGCCGATGGTGTGCCGATGCCACCGCCGCGGGGGCACTTGCGCTATTCCAACCAGACCAACACGAACGGCACCTGGCTGGGACATGGCGGCTATGGCGGGCAGTACATGGTGGCCAATCCCAAGACCGGGCGGGTGGCCTGCTTCCTGGCGGTGCTGCAAGACGAGGATGGTTACGACACGGCCTGGTACCCCCCGCTGATCGCCATGCTTTCGGAAATCTGCACGGGGGCCTGA
- a CDS encoding aspartate aminotransferase family protein yields MIAPVLPTYNRADLAFVSGEGSWLLAENGRRYLDLGAGIAVNALGHAHPALVETLTEQAKKLWHVSNLYRIPEQERLAAMLVDRTFADTVFFTNSGTEAAELAIKMARKYWSAKGDPDRIQIIAFEGAFHGRSTGAIAAAGSEKLTKGFGPLMPGFTQLAWGDHDALRAAVTDRTAAVIIEPIQGEGGIRTLPDACLKGLRDLCDATGALLIFDEVQCGMGRTGKLFAHEWAGVTPDIMMVAKGIGGGFPLGAVLATEAAAAGMVAGTHGSTYGGNPLGCALGAKVVEIVSDDAFLDAVRAKGAQFRQGLEGLVANHPTVFEAVRGEGLILGLKCVKPNTDVVKAAYAQDLLTVPAADNVIRLLPALNIPEADIAEALARLDRAATALGRAA; encoded by the coding sequence ATGATCGCTCCCGTTCTTCCGACCTATAACCGCGCCGACCTGGCCTTCGTCTCGGGCGAGGGCTCGTGGCTTCTGGCCGAAAACGGGCGACGCTATCTGGACCTGGGCGCCGGCATTGCCGTGAACGCGCTTGGCCATGCCCATCCGGCCCTGGTCGAGACGTTGACCGAACAGGCGAAGAAGCTCTGGCATGTGTCGAACCTGTACCGCATCCCGGAACAGGAGCGGCTGGCGGCGATGCTGGTGGACAGGACCTTCGCCGACACGGTGTTCTTCACCAATTCCGGCACCGAGGCGGCCGAACTGGCGATCAAGATGGCGCGCAAGTACTGGTCGGCCAAGGGCGACCCCGACCGCATCCAGATCATCGCCTTCGAGGGGGCCTTCCACGGCCGCTCCACCGGCGCGATTGCGGCGGCCGGGTCCGAGAAGCTGACCAAGGGCTTCGGGCCGCTGATGCCCGGTTTCACGCAACTCGCCTGGGGTGACCACGATGCGTTGCGCGCCGCCGTGACGGACCGCACTGCCGCCGTCATCATCGAGCCCATCCAGGGCGAAGGGGGCATACGCACCCTTCCCGACGCCTGCCTCAAGGGCCTGCGCGACCTGTGCGACGCAACCGGCGCCCTCTTGATCTTCGACGAGGTGCAATGCGGGATGGGCCGCACCGGCAAGCTGTTTGCCCATGAATGGGCGGGCGTCACGCCGGACATCATGATGGTGGCCAAGGGCATCGGCGGCGGCTTCCCGCTTGGCGCCGTGCTGGCAACGGAGGCGGCGGCTGCGGGAATGGTGGCGGGCACCCATGGTTCGACCTATGGCGGGAACCCGCTTGGCTGTGCCTTGGGCGCCAAGGTGGTGGAAATCGTGTCGGACGACGCTTTCCTTGACGCGGTCCGTGCCAAGGGTGCGCAGTTCCGCCAGGGGCTGGAGGGGCTCGTGGCGAATCACCCCACGGTCTTCGAGGCGGTGCGTGGCGAGGGCCTGATCCTGGGGCTGAAATGCGTGAAGCCGAACACCGATGTGGTGAAGGCCGCCTATGCGCAGGATCTGTTGACCGTGCCGGCTGCGGACAATGTGATCCGCCTCTTGCCGGCGCTGAACATTCCCGAGGCCGATATCGCCGAGGCGCTGGCGCGCCTGGACCGCGCGGCGACGGCGCTCGGGCGGGCGGCCTGA
- the argF gene encoding ornithine carbamoyltransferase, giving the protein MKHFLDIHTTDAGALRSMIDTAHGMKSARNGRPKGAPDDDQPLKGHMVALIFEKPSTRTRVSFDVGVRQMGGETMVLSGKEMQLGHGETIADTARVLSRYVDLIMIRTFEEATLLEMAEHATVPVINGLTNRTHPCQIMADVMTYEEHRGPIAGRKVVWCGDGNNVCASFLHAAGQFGFDFTFTGPQTLDPEAEFVGFARDRGSKVLIERDPHRAVVGADLVVTDTWVSMHDPESAKERRHNQLRPYQVNEDLMAKAKPDSLFMHCLPAHRNDEATSAVMDGPHSVIFDEAENRLHAQKAIMRWCLGK; this is encoded by the coding sequence ATGAAGCACTTCCTCGATATCCACACCACCGATGCCGGCGCGCTCCGGTCGATGATCGACACGGCCCATGGCATGAAGTCGGCCCGAAATGGACGCCCGAAAGGTGCACCGGATGACGACCAGCCGCTGAAGGGCCATATGGTCGCGCTGATCTTCGAAAAGCCATCGACCCGCACCCGCGTGTCCTTCGATGTGGGCGTGCGCCAGATGGGCGGCGAGACCATGGTGCTTTCGGGCAAGGAGATGCAGTTGGGCCATGGTGAGACCATCGCCGACACCGCCCGCGTGCTCAGCCGCTATGTCGATCTGATCATGATCCGCACCTTCGAGGAGGCGACCCTGCTTGAGATGGCGGAGCACGCCACTGTGCCGGTCATCAACGGCCTGACCAACCGCACCCATCCCTGCCAGATCATGGCCGACGTGATGACCTATGAGGAACATCGCGGCCCGATCGCCGGGCGCAAGGTGGTGTGGTGCGGCGACGGCAACAATGTCTGCGCCAGCTTCCTGCATGCCGCGGGCCAGTTCGGGTTCGACTTCACCTTCACCGGGCCGCAGACGCTGGACCCTGAGGCCGAGTTCGTGGGTTTCGCCCGCGACCGGGGATCGAAAGTGCTGATCGAGCGCGATCCGCACAGGGCCGTTGTAGGCGCAGACCTTGTGGTGACGGACACCTGGGTGTCGATGCATGACCCCGAAAGCGCCAAGGAGCGTCGGCACAATCAGCTGCGCCCCTATCAGGTGAACGAGGACCTGATGGCCAAAGCCAAGCCCGACAGCCTGTTCATGCACTGTTTGCCCGCACACCGGAACGACGAGGCCACCAGCGCGGTGATGGACGGGCCTCATTCGGTGATCTTCGACGAGGCAGAGAACCGGCTTCACGCGCAGAAGGCGATCATGCGCTGGTGTCTGGGGAAGTAA
- a CDS encoding hemerythrin domain-containing protein, which yields MTDDTLSNRTALPDEFRLILRDLPREGWPAHPGFNGLAAFWLDRHLAFRRVLSHLETDAHALIDRRIDPDEHARRLVRLGSGLLNDLIGHHQIEDEAYFPELAALEPGIARGFEMLDRDHHALHELIDSFAAGANTVLRQEGEAARREAMARFLPDLTRFSRLLDRHLEDEEDLVLPVVLKHRVG from the coding sequence ATGACCGACGACACGCTTTCCAACCGCACCGCACTGCCCGACGAGTTTCGCCTGATCTTGCGGGATCTCCCGCGCGAAGGCTGGCCTGCGCATCCGGGATTCAACGGGCTGGCCGCCTTCTGGCTGGACCGCCACCTCGCCTTCCGCCGCGTGCTCAGCCATCTGGAGACCGACGCACACGCCCTGATCGACAGGCGCATCGACCCCGACGAACATGCCCGCCGGCTGGTGCGGCTCGGCTCGGGCCTGCTGAACGACCTGATCGGCCATCACCAGATCGAGGACGAGGCCTATTTCCCCGAACTGGCCGCGCTGGAACCCGGCATCGCCAGGGGGTTCGAGATGCTGGACCGTGACCACCATGCCCTGCACGAACTGATCGACAGCTTCGCCGCGGGGGCGAACACCGTGCTGCGGCAAGAGGGAGAGGCGGCGCGGCGCGAGGCAATGGCGCGTTTCCTGCCGGACCTCACCCGCTTCAGCCGCCTCCTGGACCGCCACCTCGAGGACGAGGAAGACCTCGTCCTGCCGGTTGTCCTGAAGCACCGGGTCGGCTGA
- a CDS encoding DUF1993 domain-containing protein, whose amino-acid sequence MSAINISVYDRFLAGLSSLLDKAEAHCAAKNIKPEAILQFRLFPDMFPFVKQVQLACDFAARGAARLAGHEPKGFPDTETSFGELKARVQAARDYIHSFPASAYEEADDRLITIKMRGNDITMKGSEFYCIYSLPQFYFHLTTAYNILRHNGIEIGKADFMAANAG is encoded by the coding sequence ATGAGCGCGATCAACATTTCCGTTTACGACAGGTTCCTGGCCGGTCTGTCCAGTCTGCTGGACAAGGCCGAGGCGCATTGCGCCGCGAAGAACATCAAGCCGGAGGCGATCCTGCAGTTCCGGCTGTTCCCCGACATGTTCCCCTTCGTCAAGCAGGTGCAACTGGCCTGCGATTTCGCCGCCCGGGGCGCGGCGCGCCTGGCGGGGCACGAGCCGAAGGGGTTTCCTGATACCGAGACCAGCTTTGGCGAGTTGAAGGCCCGGGTCCAGGCCGCGCGCGACTACATCCACAGCTTCCCGGCCTCGGCCTATGAAGAGGCTGACGACCGGCTGATCACCATCAAGATGCGTGGCAACGACATCACCATGAAGGGGTCGGAGTTCTACTGCATCTATTCGCTGCCGCAGTTCTACTTCCACCTGACCACGGCCTACAACATCCTGCGGCACAACGGGATCGAAATCGGCAAGGCCGACTTCATGGCGGCAAACGCGGGATGA
- a CDS encoding cysteine hydrolase family protein: MTTAFVLIDMQMGMAERIASGRPRANPDAEEKVAALLALFRDRGLPVLHVHHDDADPDSPFRKGEPGGEPMPCAMPLAGEAVFWKSGSSAFAGTGLDAALRRIGADRIVVAGAVAAFCVTSTVRAANDLGFKVILPGDALLAFDIPAHDGGRIDPETVLRVTLSLLGADFAELVTADGVEARL, translated from the coding sequence ATGACCACGGCCTTTGTCCTGATCGACATGCAGATGGGCATGGCCGAGCGCATCGCGAGCGGCCGGCCCCGGGCGAACCCGGATGCGGAAGAAAAGGTGGCGGCGCTGCTGGCTCTGTTCCGCGACCGGGGGCTGCCTGTCCTGCATGTGCATCACGACGACGCCGATCCGGACTCGCCCTTCCGCAAGGGCGAGCCGGGTGGCGAACCCATGCCCTGTGCAATGCCCTTGGCGGGCGAGGCGGTGTTCTGGAAATCCGGTTCCTCCGCCTTTGCCGGCACAGGTCTGGATGCGGCACTGCGCCGGATCGGGGCAGATCGCATCGTGGTGGCGGGGGCCGTCGCGGCCTTTTGTGTGACCTCGACGGTGAGGGCGGCCAACGACCTGGGCTTCAAGGTGATCCTGCCGGGCGATGCGCTTCTGGCCTTTGACATTCCCGCTCATGACGGCGGGCGCATCGACCCCGAGACCGTGCTGCGTGTCACGCTTTCGCTTCTGGGGGCCGATTTCGCCGAACTGGTGACGGCCGATGGAGTGGAAGCGCGCCTTTAG
- a CDS encoding MFS transporter yields MDRQAARARWAVAAMFAANGFVMGAWAPQIPLLLPRHDITKPVLGLLILVLGVGAVGAMLFAGRLITRFGSAPVLRAFSLCVIPVLPFVVFSPNLWVLAPAMAVFGAMAGCMDVAMNAQAVQIERRLHRAIMSSSHGFWSLGGFFGAGAGAYVLSHFGSEAQALAVAVVAAILVFSAMPFLIADAPHEDARTRADEKHPLLPRDASLWILGAMALFSMVPEGSVMDWAALYLKETWGSEPFVQGLAFAFFAGAMAIMRFLGDSVRNRFGAVQTMRISGLIAAAGLMGGALATTPALAIASFAVSGLGVANMVPILFSAAGNHPGHAAGTGIAAVTMVGYAGILVAPSTIGFVVEHIGFRPTYAALSLLLVVVALLAGRTAAADMRPAAAPAAA; encoded by the coding sequence ATGGACCGGCAGGCGGCGCGGGCAAGGTGGGCGGTTGCGGCAATGTTCGCGGCGAACGGCTTCGTGATGGGGGCCTGGGCCCCGCAGATCCCGCTCTTGCTGCCACGGCACGACATCACCAAGCCCGTTCTGGGCCTCTTGATCCTGGTGCTTGGGGTTGGCGCGGTCGGCGCCATGCTGTTCGCGGGCCGCCTGATCACTCGGTTCGGATCGGCCCCGGTGCTGCGGGCCTTCTCGCTCTGTGTTATCCCGGTGCTGCCCTTCGTGGTGTTTTCACCCAACCTGTGGGTGCTGGCCCCGGCCATGGCCGTCTTCGGGGCCATGGCGGGCTGCATGGACGTGGCGATGAACGCGCAGGCCGTGCAGATCGAGCGGCGCCTGCACCGGGCCATCATGTCCTCGTCCCACGGCTTCTGGAGCCTGGGCGGTTTCTTCGGCGCCGGCGCCGGGGCCTATGTCCTGTCGCATTTCGGGTCCGAGGCGCAGGCGCTGGCCGTGGCGGTGGTCGCAGCCATACTCGTGTTCAGCGCCATGCCCTTCCTGATCGCCGATGCCCCGCACGAGGATGCCCGGACCAGGGCGGACGAAAAGCATCCCCTGCTGCCGCGCGATGCAAGCCTCTGGATCCTCGGCGCGATGGCGCTGTTCTCGATGGTGCCGGAAGGCTCGGTGATGGACTGGGCGGCGCTCTACCTGAAAGAGACCTGGGGGTCCGAGCCCTTCGTCCAGGGCCTGGCCTTCGCCTTCTTCGCCGGCGCCATGGCGATCATGCGCTTCCTGGGCGACAGCGTGCGCAACCGCTTTGGTGCGGTGCAGACGATGCGGATTTCCGGGCTGATCGCGGCGGCGGGTCTTATGGGCGGGGCACTGGCGACCACACCCGCGCTTGCGATCGCCAGTTTCGCCGTCTCGGGCCTTGGCGTGGCCAACATGGTGCCGATCCTGTTCTCGGCCGCCGGCAACCACCCCGGCCATGCCGCGGGCACCGGCATCGCGGCGGTGACGATGGTTGGCTATGCGGGCATCCTCGTGGCCCCATCGACCATCGGCTTCGTGGTCGAGCACATCGGTTTCCGGCCCACCTATGCCGCGCTGTCGCTGCTGCTGGTGGTCGTTGCCCTTCTGGCCGGCAGGACGGCGGCGGCGGACATGCGCCCCGCGGCCGCCCCTGCCGCTGCCTAA